DNA from Amycolatopsis sp. DSM 110486:
GGCGCAGCCGGGCGAGGCCGGAGTGGTTGCCGTGGCGCACGGTGATCACGAAGTCGCGGCCGAGGAACACCATGAGCTCGCCGGTCTCGACGATCTCGTTGGCCGTGGTCGGCGACTCGTGCTCCACGTAGCGGACGGTCTTGAGCACCAAGAAGAGCGTGTCGTCGTAGCGCTCGAGCTTCGGCCGCTGGTGGGCTTCCAGCGCGTCTTCCACGGCCAGCTCGTGGAGCCCGAACGTGTCGGCGATGCCCTGGATCTGCTCTCCGTCCGGTTCGTGCAGTCCGATCCAGACGAACCCCGCGTGCCGCTTGCGCACCTCTTTGATGGCGTCGGAATGCGTCCAGCGGCCGGGCAAGCGCGCGCCGTCGACGTACACCGCGCAGTCGACGACGTACGCCGACAAGGGCACAGGGATCGGCCGCTCGAGCATCGGCTTGGTGCGGCTGCCGCCGCGGCCGCGAAGGCCTCCGAGGGAGGGGATGGCAGGCATGGGATCTCCTGGGCTGGCGTCGTGGTGGAACACAAAGACGACGGCCAGGCGGACTTCAGCGTCCGTCCGGCATCACCGGCGTTCCCTGTTCGCCGGACCTACCAGGAGAAAAATCGGCCGGCCGGCTCGGCGGGAACGCTGGGACTACTAGGGAGCGGACTATCGCCACTACTCATGGGGCGTTCCTCACCTCCTTCAGGCCGGCGCGATCGTAAGACGCGGAGAGTGGTGGGGCTCGCGTTGACGCACGAACACCAATGGTCGAGGGTACTCCTCACCACCGGTGAGTGTCGCAAGTGGCTCAGGCGGCGTTACCCGGCCGGGAGTTGTTTCGAGGAGGAACACGGGTGGCCATCGCCCTGGAAGAGATCAAGCAGCGGTTGCGCAGGTTCGCCGAGGTCGAGGCGCGCGGCGTCTCGCCGCTGTACGACCACCTCGCCACGCAGTCGGCCGAGGACGACGACGTCGCCGGCCTGCTCACCGACGCCCGCGGCGGCGAGGCCCGCGGCACCCTGCTGCTGGCCGCGGCCCACCGCCTCATCCAGGCCGACCCAATCCACCCGCTGTCGCGCTACTACCCGTCACTGGGCGGTTTCGACGGCGTGGACAACGAGACCTGGCCGCTGTTCCGCACCTTCCTGCTGGAGCGCGCGGACAAGGCCCGCCAGATCATTTCGACGCGCTACACCCAGACCAACGAGGTCCGCCGCGCGTCGCTCGTGTACCCCGCGGTCGCGGCGGCGGCGAAGGAAGCGGGCGGCAAGATCGCCCTGCTCGAGGTCGGCTGCAGCGCGGGTCTGCTGCTCGGCCTCGACCGCTTCTCCTACCGCTACCAGTGCGACGGCGGCGAGCAGCTCGTCGCCGGACCCGCCAAGGCCGCCGTCGGCCTGCACTGCGCCCTGGACCTCGCGCCCGGCGCGGTGCTGCCGAAGCTGCCGAAGAAGGTCTCCATCGCCGCGCGCGCCGGTCTGGACCGTGCCCCCGTCGACCTCGCCGACGAGGACGAGCTGGCCTGGCTGGAAGCCTGCGTCTGGGCCGACCAGCCGGATCGCATCCGGCTCCTTCGCACGGCCGCCGCGGAACAGCGCAAGCACGTCCCGCCCCTGATCGCCGGTGACGGCGTGGACGACCTGGCCGCGGCCGCGGCCACGTTGCCGCCCGAGCTGCCGCTGGTGGTCCTCACCAGCCACGCGCTGGCCTACTTCGGCGACCGCCGGGCCGACTTCGTGGCCGCGTTGGCTTCGCTCGCGGCTACGCGCCCCCTGTGGTGGGTCACGGAGGGCTCTTACTCGGCCGGCCTCAAGCTCGTGATGCCGGATCGCACCGACCTGGACGCCCCGGCGCCCGGCTTGTCGGACCCCTGCGTGCTCGGCCTGGTCTCGTGGTCCGACGGCAAGCCTGTGGCCCGTGCGCTGGCCCGGACCACGCCGCGCGGGCAGCGCATGACCTGGCTGCCCGCCTGACGGTTCGCGCAGGCGCACCAGCTGCACGCTGTGTCACCTGTGTCACATTCACCCCATCAGTCACACCCGCGCACCGCTCGCCTATGCGTCCTCACATGCACAGGCATTGATGTGGAATTGCTCAACCCACATTTCCCGTGCTCATCCGGCGATCGGTGCGGGGATAACACCATTCACCGACGTACGAAATCCACAAACATTCGCGCAAGCAATCGACGCACCGCGGAAATGCACCGACTTGACTCAGGCCCTTGGTAGCGCACCCCAGTCACGCAGTGTGATGAAAAGCAAGTCGACGAGCAGGCCTGAGGCGTCCAGTTCCACCAGTTCGGCCGAGTCGACCCAGCGGGCGTCGTCGGCGTCGTCGCCGGCGGTGAGGGTTCCGGCCGCGACGGTGCACTCGTAGTCCCGGATGTCGTAGGGGCCGCGGGCGACCATGCCCACGAATGCGTGCGGTGTCACGTCGAGTCCGGTCTCTTCCCGCAGCTCGCGGACGACGGCTTCAATGTCCGTTTCGCCCTGTTCGACCCGGCCGCCGGGCAACGACCAGAGACCCCTGCCCGGATCGTGACCGCGCTGGATGAGCAGCAGTCTGCCCTGGTCGTCGAACACGATGCCGCCCACGCAGGGCACTCGGATGGCCATGAGTGTCAACCCCTGGATTCGTCACGCTGTACACGGAGAGTAGCCATACGGTACACTTCGGACGGCCTGCTGACCCATGCGCGGGACTTTCCTGCCGCGTGGGTGGTTGGTGCGGTACAACATAGAAAGTCAGTTTTCCGGTGCCACGTTTAGAGACGGGATTGATCGCTGTGAACGCGAAGAAGCTTGCGGGTCTCGTGGGTATCGCGTTGGTGCTGTTCTTCGTGATCGCTCAGCCGAATCAGGCGGCGGGACTCGTCGGCAACATCGTCGAATTCCTCCGTAGCTCGGCCGAATCGGTGGTCTCGTTCGTCAGCAACGTGTTCAACGGCTGACGGAGGATAACCTCGAGACATGTTCGCGCCACGCGACCCTGACGAGTACCTGCTCGACACTGAGCGGCGGGTCATCCGCATCCGCCGCCACTGGGCAGTCCTGCTCTGGGACACGTTCGAGGCGGCGGCTCTGCTCGCCGTCTGCGTACTGGTCTCGTACCTGCTGCCACCGTCGTTGTGGGTGGTGCAGAACATCCTCTGGTACGTCGCGCTGCTGGTCGTGCTGCGGTTCGCCTACGCGGTGGTCCAGTGGTGGGTCGAGCGGCTTGTCGTCACGGACAAGCGGTTCGTGCTGACCAAGGGCGTCATCACCACGAAGGTGCTGATGATGCCCATCACGAAGGTCACCGACCTCACCTACGAGCGGCCCGGCTGGGGCCGGGTGCTCGGTTACGGGACGATGGTCGTCGAGTCCGCCGGTCAGATCCAGGCGCTGAACCGCATCGACTACCTGCCTCGGCCCGAGGAGTTCTACGACACGATCTCGGAGCTCGTGTTCGGCGACAAGCAGAAGCAGGCCGAGCGCTTCTCCATGATCAAGGCGCAGCGTGCCGCGAGGGGCAAGAAGCCCGTCGGCTGACCTGCGGGCGTTGTCCCAGGTACCGGCGTCGCTGTGACGCAGCGCATCGTCGAGAATGGTCACGATGCGCATCGACCTGCACGCCCACTCCACGGCCTCCGACGGCACCGACAGCCCTGCCGGGCTCGTCGAAGCCGCCGTCCGGTCCGGCCTCGACGTGGTCGCGATCACCGACCACGACACCACCGCCGGCTGGGCTCCGGCGGCGGCGGCCGTCCCGCCCGGGCTGACTCTCGTCCCCGGCGCCGAGCTGTCCACCGTGTCCGTCGACCCGGAAACGGGCTGGCGGATCAGCGTGCACCTGCTCGCGTACCTCTTCGACCCGACCGCGCCCGCGCTGGTCGCCGAGCAGACGCGCCTGCGGGCCGAACGCCGCACGCGGCTGCGCGCGATGGCGGCCCGCATGGCCGCCGACGGCCTCCCGATCGACGCCGACGAGATCATGGGCCTGCTGCCCGCCGACTCGCCGGCCGGCCGGCCGCACCTCGCGCAGGCGCTCGTGCGCGCCGGGCTGGTGTCGAGCGTCGACGAGGCCTTCGCGGAGTACCTCGGCAGCCGCCGCGGCTACTACGTGCCGCGCCACGACACCCCCGTCGAAGAGGCGATCGACATGATCGTCGCCGCGGGTGGCGTCACGGTGATCGCGCATCCGTTCGCCTACAGCCGCGGCGCGACGATCAGCGAGGACACCCTGCGTGACCTCGCCCGCCGTGGCCTGACCGGCGTCGAGGTGGATCACCCCAACCACGAGCCGGCCACGCGCGTCCGCACGCGTGAGCTCGCCGACGAGCTGGGGCTCATCCGCACCGGGTCGAGCGACTACCACGGCACGAACAAGACGATCGGCCTCGGCCAGGAGACGACCGACCCCGGTCAGTTCGAGCAGCTCGTCGCGCGCGCCACCGGGTCGCAGATCGTGAAGGGCTGAGATGGGCGTCGCGCAGTTCTTCGACGCGAAGCTGTTCATCAGCGCCACCATCACGCTCATCGTCATCATGGACCCGCCGGGCACGGTGCCGGTGTTCCTGAGCCTCGTCGGCCGCAAGCCGATGGCCACGCGCGTGAAGGCGGCGCGCCAAGCGGTGTTGGTTTCGCTGCTGGTCATCACGCTGTTCGCTGTTGCCGGGCAGGCGATCCTCGCGTACCTCGGCATCGGCATCCCCGCGCTGCAGGGCGCCGGCGGCCTGCTGCTCCTGCTCATCGCGCTGCAGCTGCTCACGAGCAAGGGCGGCAACGAACCCGAAGCGACCGACGACGTCAACGTTGCCCTCGTGCCCCTCGGCACGCCGCTGCTCGCCGGCCCGGGCGCCATCGCGGCGACGATCGTGTTCGTCCGCCAGGCCGACGGCCACCTCGGCGCCTACATCGCGCTGGGGTGCGCGATCATCGCCGTGCACTTCGTGATCTACACGTGCATGCGCTTCTCGGGTGTGGTCATCCGGCTGATCAAGGAAAGCGGCATCACGCTCGTCGCGAAGATCGCGGGTCTGCTGCTGGCGGCGATCGCCGTGGAGCTGGTGGCGAACTCCGTGAAGGGCTTCATCGCCGGGAACTTCTAGGCTCGGCCGGCCGGTCGCTGCCCGAGGCGTGGATCTCGCGCACCGACACGGTTTCGCGGTTGCCGGGCAGGGAGCCGCGGCGTTCGGCTGAGGGCCGCCCCCGCGCCGGAAAGTGTCGGTGGTGGTGCGTAGCGTGGACGCCGGAACCGAACGGGGGTCGAGTGAAGGAACAGCTGGGGTTCGATTTCGGCGTCGAGCAGCCGCAGCGGCTCACGAAGGTGTCGCCGGCGCGGCTGAGCACGTTCGAGGACTGCCCGCGCCGCTACCGCTTGAGCTACCTGCAGCGCCCGACGCCGCAACGCACCGGCCCGTGGGCGCACAGCACGCTGGGCGCGGTGGTGCACAACGCGTTGCGGGCGTTGTTCGACTTGCCGGTCGCCAAGCGCACCGCGCAGCGCGCGATGGCGCTCGTGGGCGAGTACTGGAAGGACGCGGGGTTCGAGGACGCCGAGCAGGCCGCGCGCTACCGGGCGCGGGCCAAGGGCTGGGTCGGGGAGTACGTGGAGGACCACGACGTCACCGAGGACCCGATCGGCCTCGAGCGCTGGGTGTCCGCGCCGGTCAGCACCACCGGCGGGCAGCCAACGATGATCATCGAGGGCCGCGCCGACCGCATCGACCGGCGCGGCGGCGAACTGGTCATCGTCGACTACAAGACCGGCCGACGCGCTCCCGACGAGTACGAGGCCCGCGCTTCGCAGGCGTTGGCCATGTACGCGGTCGCTTCTTCGCGCACACTTCGCATGCCCTGCACCAAGGTCGAGCTCCACCACCTGCCCACCGGCACGATCGCCGCGGCCGAGCACACGCCCGACTCGCTCCGCCGCCACCTCCAACGCGCCGAAGAAACCGCGGGCGACTTACGCCTGGCCACGGATACCCTCGACGCAGGCGCCGATGGCGACGCCCTGTTCCCCGCCCGCCCCGACCGCCGCTGCTCCTGGTGCGACTTCCGCCCGAGCTGCGCGGAAGGCCAGCAGGCCGCGCCCGCGTCCCAACCGTGGGACCTCCTGGCGCCTTGACCGCCCTCCCTTCGAGCCGACGATTGGACGGACCCCCCACCGTGGCCTCACCCGACACCGAGGAACTGACCACCGCCCCCTTGGCCGCGGCGGACGTCGCCACTCGCGAGGGCACCCCTCCGTCGGACGCCCACGCCGAACCTCCGTCGGCTGAGGCTGACGAGCACGGTGAGCCTTCGGAACCTGTCGCGGAAGCGTCTGCCGCCGAGTCGCCGGCCGTCGACGCCGAGCCCGACCCGACCACGGCGACGCACTCGGCCGAGACGCCGGCCGAGTACGTGCCCGTCGCGGCGCCACAGCGGATCGAGGCCGTCGGCGCGGGGAAGCCGCGCGGGCGGTGGTGGCGGGGGTTCACCGGGTCGATCGCCGCGGGACTGGCCGTGCTGGCGGTGGGCGTGCTGGGTGTCGGCGCGGTCTGCCTCGCAACCGGGGCGCCGGGGCCGAGCGTGCTGTTGCTGGTGGGCCACCCTGTCGCCGCGGTGGTCGCGTTGGTGCTGCAGCGGGTCGCGGATCGGCGCTACGGCCGCGCCGCCGGGCTGGCGGGCATCGGGGTGCTGGTGGTCACGTTCGTGGCGCTCACCGTGTTCTGGTGGGCCTGACCCGGGTGCTGTCCGAGGACGAAGCGGCGGAGCTGTACGACGTCCTACGGCCCGGCGGAAGGTTCGCGTTCGAGACGTGCCACCCGCAGGCAAAGGCTTGGGAGGACTGGATTCCCGCTCACCCGGTCACGGTCTCCCAGCCGCGTCCCCTCCGGCTGTAGCACGAGGTCGAGTCGGTCGTCGGCGGCGTTGTTGTCACGTTCACCGAGACCGCCGTCGACCCCGAGGGCACCGTGCCGCGAGATCGTCACGATCGCTAGCGCAGGGCGGCAACCACAGGACCGCGCTGCTCAAGCAGCACCGGCCCCAAAGCCGTAAGCCGCACAACCCCGCGGTACGCCCCACGGTCGACGCCGACCGTGCGGATCGTGGCGCCGTTGGATTCGTTGAGCACGGCCAAACCGCCGTTGATGGGGACGACGAGCTGGCGGGCGAAGGTGATGCCGGGGCCGCGGGTGCTGTCGAGGGTCCAGCGCGGGGTGAGGTCGTCGCGCGACAGGGCGACGGTCTTGGTGCCCGTGAACCAGTACACGCCGCTGTCGGTGCGAGTGGTCTGTTCGACGCCGCCCGCGGGGTCGCCGGCCAAATCACTGGCCGGCAGGTCCATCGGGTACGCGGAACGCTCGTTGCCGTCCGGGCCGTAGATGACCAGGAGCTTCTGGTCGGGCAGCAGCACGGCCGTGAAGTCGCCGGACATGGCGATCACGCGGGCGCGCGAGCCGGCCAGGATGGTGCTGAAGACGACCTGCGGCTCGTCCTCGTGTTCGGCCGTGGCCTTGTAAACGGTGAGGCGGTCGTGGGGATCACCGGGGCAGCGCTCGATCACGCCGACCTTCTCGGCGGCCGCGGCGACCGTGCCGTACGTGCAGCCCGTGCGCGGCTGCTTGTTCGGGTTGACCATGAACGGGACCTGGCCGTACTCCATGCTCTTCACGAGGTCGTCGCGCCAGGTGTCGAGCAGGTGCTTGCCGGTGGTGGTCACGTGGCTGCCGTCGCTGACGAGCTGGGTGCCGAGCTCCGCGTCGCCGTTGCGCTGGGCCGTGATCTGGCCCGTGGTGGGGTCGAGCTGCGTGACCTCGCTGCAGCCCATTGCCTTGTGGTACACCGCGTTCACGCGCCCCCACGCGGTGTCCACAGTGCACAGTTGCAGGTTCTCGCGCGTGTAGTGCCAGCGGATCTGCCCGGTGAGCGGGTCGCGGCCCGCGACCTCGCCGCCGTCGGCGGTGGTCACGGTGTCGCCCTCGCCGATCGGCACGGGCGTGGCCGAGCTGGGCGCCTGCCACAGCTGCGCCATCGAACCCGGCACGGCCGTGGGCGCCGGCGGCAACGTCGGCGGCGGGGAAGCGAGCGCGCGGCTCGTGTGCAGGTTGTCGCTGTTCAACGCGACAACCAGCGTCACGACCACCACGACCACGGCGATCAACGCCGCGATCACGCGGTCCCGCCCGCTGTTCCACGGCGAGCGCCGCGCGCGAACGGGAGGCCCCGTCACAGTGCTCGCAGAGCTCTGCGACGGGGGCAAAACATCTTCGGTGCCGAGGGGGCGGTGTGAAACCACCCCGGAGTCCGAAGGCGGTACAAAAGCCGGAACGTCCGGTTCAGACT
Protein-coding regions in this window:
- a CDS encoding PD-(D/E)XK nuclease family protein — translated: MKEQLGFDFGVEQPQRLTKVSPARLSTFEDCPRRYRLSYLQRPTPQRTGPWAHSTLGAVVHNALRALFDLPVAKRTAQRAMALVGEYWKDAGFEDAEQAARYRARAKGWVGEYVEDHDVTEDPIGLERWVSAPVSTTGGQPTMIIEGRADRIDRRGGELVIVDYKTGRRAPDEYEARASQALAMYAVASSRTLRMPCTKVELHHLPTGTIAAAEHTPDSLRRHLQRAEETAGDLRLATDTLDAGADGDALFPARPDRRCSWCDFRPSCAEGQQAAPASQPWDLLAP
- a CDS encoding MarC family protein; this encodes MGVAQFFDAKLFISATITLIVIMDPPGTVPVFLSLVGRKPMATRVKAARQAVLVSLLVITLFAVAGQAILAYLGIGIPALQGAGGLLLLLIALQLLTSKGGNEPEATDDVNVALVPLGTPLLAGPGAIAATIVFVRQADGHLGAYIALGCAIIAVHFVIYTCMRFSGVVIRLIKESGITLVAKIAGLLLAAIAVELVANSVKGFIAGNF
- a CDS encoding NUDIX hydrolase, with the protein product MAIRVPCVGGIVFDDQGRLLLIQRGHDPGRGLWSLPGGRVEQGETDIEAVVRELREETGLDVTPHAFVGMVARGPYDIRDYECTVAAGTLTAGDDADDARWVDSAELVELDASGLLVDLLFITLRDWGALPRA
- a CDS encoding PH domain-containing protein gives rise to the protein MFAPRDPDEYLLDTERRVIRIRRHWAVLLWDTFEAAALLAVCVLVSYLLPPSLWVVQNILWYVALLVVLRFAYAVVQWWVERLVVTDKRFVLTKGVITTKVLMMPITKVTDLTYERPGWGRVLGYGTMVVESAGQIQALNRIDYLPRPEEFYDTISELVFGDKQKQAERFSMIKAQRAARGKKPVG
- a CDS encoding PHP domain-containing protein, translating into MVTMRIDLHAHSTASDGTDSPAGLVEAAVRSGLDVVAITDHDTTAGWAPAAAAVPPGLTLVPGAELSTVSVDPETGWRISVHLLAYLFDPTAPALVAEQTRLRAERRTRLRAMAARMAADGLPIDADEIMGLLPADSPAGRPHLAQALVRAGLVSSVDEAFAEYLGSRRGYYVPRHDTPVEEAIDMIVAAGGVTVIAHPFAYSRGATISEDTLRDLARRGLTGVEVDHPNHEPATRVRTRELADELGLIRTGSSDYHGTNKTIGLGQETTDPGQFEQLVARATGSQIVKG
- a CDS encoding DUF2332 domain-containing protein, translating into MAIALEEIKQRLRRFAEVEARGVSPLYDHLATQSAEDDDVAGLLTDARGGEARGTLLLAAAHRLIQADPIHPLSRYYPSLGGFDGVDNETWPLFRTFLLERADKARQIISTRYTQTNEVRRASLVYPAVAAAAKEAGGKIALLEVGCSAGLLLGLDRFSYRYQCDGGEQLVAGPAKAAVGLHCALDLAPGAVLPKLPKKVSIAARAGLDRAPVDLADEDELAWLEACVWADQPDRIRLLRTAAAEQRKHVPPLIAGDGVDDLAAAAATLPPELPLVVLTSHALAYFGDRRADFVAALASLAATRPLWWVTEGSYSAGLKLVMPDRTDLDAPAPGLSDPCVLGLVSWSDGKPVARALARTTPRGQRMTWLPA